A stretch of DNA from Verrucomicrobiia bacterium:
TCGAAGGAACTCGTGGCCGCGTCTGCCGAACCGCTGATTCTGAGCTTGCTCTCAGGAGGCGAGAGCTACGGTTATGCGATTATTCAGGAGGTTAAAGCCCGGTCCAAGGACCGAATCCGTTGGACCGATGGGATGCTCTACCCAGTCCTGCACCGGATGGAGGACGAGGGCTGGATTACCTCCCGCTGGGTGGCAGATGAGAATGGGCGCAAGCGGAAATACTACGCGATTAAAAAGGACGGCAAACGGGCATTGGAGGAGCAGCGAGAGCAGTGGCTGAGGGTTCATGCGGTTTTGGCCGGTTTATGGAA
This window harbors:
- a CDS encoding helix-turn-helix transcriptional regulator yields the protein MLSKELVAASAEPLILSLLSGGESYGYAIIQEVKARSKDRIRWTDGMLYPVLHRMEDEGWITSRWVADENGRKRKYYAIKKDGKRALEEQREQWLRVHAVLAGLWKERHV